One part of the Spirochaetota bacterium genome encodes these proteins:
- a CDS encoding GAF domain-containing protein, whose amino-acid sequence MDFILNPLITLNIKENFQILKSFIKENFNIDSDFFLYINGKIYYLNSSIIQNIKTEIKTIDEFNPTIITLFIKEYLKNNNIKLHYIAFVENSKIILTFNNQLNEKSLNFIQNYIINVLMKNLYEYKVLNYEDEIKTLTKKYSELKNLRDIIFNITLEIEKEFDFSKIIHNILQLLLQQTKSDCCSISIPQKDNFTFCYISDKEHEKLRNMLININEGLIGKAYSEKKIIIENNPNNSTIWNKNIAKELNYFPDAIVANPIIDKKGNVVGILEIFKKGKDEIFTEDDIKIIKIFSFFILKLIKNE is encoded by the coding sequence ATGGACTTTATCCTAAATCCATTAATTACTTTAAACATTAAAGAAAATTTTCAAATTCTAAAATCGTTTATTAAAGAAAATTTTAATATAGATTCTGATTTTTTTCTTTATATAAATGGCAAAATATATTATTTAAATTCTTCTATAATTCAAAATATAAAAACCGAGATAAAAACAATTGATGAGTTTAACCCAACAATAATTACACTTTTCATCAAAGAATATTTAAAAAATAATAATATAAAGTTACACTATATTGCTTTTGTTGAAAATTCTAAAATAATTTTAACTTTTAATAATCAGCTAAACGAAAAAAGTTTAAATTTTATTCAGAATTATATAATTAATGTTCTAATGAAAAATTTATACGAATACAAAGTTTTAAATTATGAAGATGAGATAAAAACATTGACTAAAAAATACAGTGAATTAAAAAATTTAAGAGATATCATTTTCAACATAACTTTAGAGATAGAGAAGGAATTTGATTTTTCCAAAATTATCCATAATATTTTACAATTATTACTACAGCAAACAAAATCCGATTGTTGTTCTATTTCTATTCCCCAAAAAGACAACTTTACTTTTTGTTATATTTCAGATAAAGAACATGAAAAACTAAGAAACATGTTAATAAATATAAATGAAGGGCTTATTGGAAAAGCTTACTCTGAAAAAAAGATAATTATAGAAAATAACCCAAATAATTCAACTATATGGAATAAAAATATTGCTAAAGAATTGAATTATTTCCCAGATGCAATAGTTGCAAACCCTATAATTGATAAAAAGGGAAATGTAGTAGGAATACTTGAAATTTTTAAAAAAGGCAAAGATGAAATTTTTACTGAGGATGATATAAAAATAATTAAAATATTTTCATTTTTTATATTAAAACTTATCAAAAATGAATAG